A window of the Nocardia sp. NBC_01329 genome harbors these coding sequences:
- a CDS encoding arylsulfatase, which translates to MAKDFEGHIALDIRDSVADWAPFAEPTAPQGAPNVLYLVWDDIGIGTWDCYGGLVEMPNMKRIADRGVQFTQFHTTALCSPSRASLLTGRNATSVGMATIEEFTDGFPSMCGRIPDDTALCSEVLAERGWNTYAVGKWHMTPLEEENLAASKRHWPLGRGFERFYGFLGGEADQWYPNLVYDNHPIPQPYTPEDGYHLSKDLADKSIEFVRDAKVIAPDKPWFMYLCPGCGHAPHHVAKEWADKYRGRFDMGYEKYREIVLANQKRMGLVPDNTELSSMNPYSTATSADGRPWPAQDTVRAWDSLSEDEKRLFRRQAEVFAGYLSYTDAQIGRLLDYLEDSGQLDNTIIVALSDNGASGEGGPNGSVNEMKFFNGYIDTIDDSLAKLDELGSPTTYNHYSIGWAMAFNTPYKLYKRYASHEGGIADSCLMSWPAGIAARGEVRHQYINVCDITPTIYELLGITPPDTVKNVAQQPLEGVGFRALLDDAKADVGKHTQFYSMLGTRGIWHRGWFADTVHAACPSGWGHFDADRWELFHLEQDRSQMHDLAEVHPEKLAEMKALWFSEAEKYNGMPLYDLDIVSAMMRDRPTYARSRDSAVYYPGIAEVGPGAALEIQGRSFALLAETAITSPGAEGVLFAHGGRLGGHTLFLQDGHLHYIYNFLGEEEQAVVSDRPVPLGDHVLGIRYERHGTRSDNFTPTGEAVLYIDEDPVGSLDDMRTQPIVFSGVGEGVRVGRDSGQSVSARYRSPFPFTGGTVHQVIEDVSGKPYLDLEMAAAAAFSRD; encoded by the coding sequence ATGGCCAAAGATTTCGAAGGACATATAGCGCTCGATATCCGTGATTCGGTCGCCGACTGGGCGCCTTTCGCGGAGCCGACCGCACCGCAAGGTGCGCCGAACGTGTTGTATCTGGTGTGGGACGATATCGGGATCGGTACCTGGGACTGCTACGGCGGTCTGGTCGAGATGCCGAATATGAAACGCATCGCCGATCGCGGGGTCCAGTTCACACAATTTCATACCACCGCACTGTGCTCCCCCAGCCGTGCCTCGCTACTGACCGGGCGGAATGCGACTTCGGTCGGTATGGCAACCATCGAAGAGTTCACCGACGGGTTCCCCAGCATGTGTGGCCGGATACCGGACGACACCGCACTGTGCTCGGAGGTCCTCGCCGAGCGCGGATGGAACACATACGCGGTCGGCAAATGGCATATGACGCCCCTGGAGGAGGAGAATCTGGCCGCGTCGAAGCGACATTGGCCGCTGGGGCGCGGATTCGAACGTTTCTACGGCTTCCTCGGCGGCGAGGCCGATCAGTGGTACCCGAATCTGGTGTACGACAATCACCCGATCCCGCAGCCGTACACACCGGAGGACGGATATCACCTGTCGAAGGATCTGGCCGACAAGTCGATCGAGTTCGTCCGCGACGCCAAGGTGATAGCGCCCGATAAACCGTGGTTCATGTACCTGTGCCCGGGATGCGGTCACGCGCCGCACCACGTGGCGAAGGAATGGGCCGACAAGTATCGCGGCCGGTTCGATATGGGATACGAGAAATATCGCGAGATCGTACTGGCGAATCAAAAACGCATGGGTCTGGTGCCGGACAACACAGAACTGTCGTCCATGAACCCCTATTCGACAGCGACCAGCGCAGACGGCAGGCCATGGCCGGCGCAGGACACGGTACGAGCGTGGGATTCGCTGTCGGAGGACGAGAAGCGACTGTTCCGCAGGCAGGCAGAGGTGTTCGCGGGATACCTGTCCTACACCGATGCCCAGATCGGCCGGCTACTCGACTACCTCGAGGACAGCGGCCAACTCGACAATACGATAATCGTCGCTCTCTCGGACAACGGCGCCAGCGGCGAGGGCGGTCCGAACGGATCCGTCAACGAGATGAAATTCTTCAACGGCTATATCGATACGATCGACGACAGCTTGGCAAAGCTCGACGAGTTGGGTTCGCCGACCACCTACAACCACTACAGCATCGGGTGGGCGATGGCGTTCAACACCCCCTACAAGTTGTACAAGCGGTACGCCTCACACGAAGGCGGGATCGCCGACTCGTGCCTCATGTCGTGGCCGGCCGGAATAGCGGCCCGGGGTGAGGTGCGACATCAGTACATCAACGTCTGCGATATCACCCCCACCATCTACGAACTGCTCGGCATCACGCCCCCGGATACGGTGAAGAATGTGGCGCAGCAACCCTTGGAGGGGGTCGGTTTCCGCGCGTTGCTCGATGACGCGAAAGCTGACGTCGGCAAGCACACCCAGTTCTATTCGATGCTGGGCACGCGCGGTATCTGGCATCGCGGATGGTTCGCCGACACCGTTCATGCCGCATGTCCTTCCGGCTGGGGACATTTCGACGCCGACCGCTGGGAACTGTTCCATCTTGAGCAGGACCGCAGCCAGATGCACGACCTGGCCGAGGTTCATCCCGAGAAATTGGCGGAGATGAAGGCGCTGTGGTTCTCCGAGGCCGAGAAGTACAACGGAATGCCGCTCTACGATCTCGATATCGTCTCCGCGATGATGCGCGACCGCCCGACATACGCCAGGTCACGGGACAGTGCCGTCTACTATCCGGGAATTGCCGAAGTCGGCCCGGGTGCGGCGCTCGAGATCCAGGGCCGATCGTTCGCGCTGCTCGCCGAGACAGCCATCACCAGCCCGGGCGCGGAGGGGGTGCTGTTCGCCCACGGTGGGCGGCTCGGTGGGCACACACTGTTTCTCCAGGACGGTCATCTGCATTACATCTACAACTTCCTCGGAGAGGAGGAACAGGCCGTCGTTTCCGATCGCCCGGTTCCGCTCGGAGATCACGTCCTCGGGATCCGGTACGAACGGCACGGAACCCGGTCCGACAACTTCACCCCCACCGGTGAGGCCGTCCTCTACATCGACGAGGACCCGGTCGGCTCACTCGACGATATGCGAACACAACCCATCGTGTTCTCCGGTGTCGGAGAAGGAGTCCGCGTGGGCCGTGACAGCGGTCAGTCGGTTTCCGCGCGCTACCGGTCACCGTTCCCGTTCACCGGCGGCACCGTGCATCAGGTCATCGAGGACGTGAGCGGCAAACCCTATCTGGACCTGGAAATGGCGGCAGCGGCAGCATTTTCGCGCGATTGA
- a CDS encoding DUF1931 family protein — protein MGTVKFQQFFRAAAGLHVDRNDLKRYTDFVDDKIYDLILIGKASAKANLRDVIEPWDLPITKGLQESIHRFEKLDQEIELQSVLDQLTARPPLDMTLSEATEQRLPRIAGGLSVALAHTFVTIEPDRKNPGTAEWNIAFDIFHLLL, from the coding sequence ATGGGTACCGTGAAATTCCAGCAATTCTTCCGCGCAGCGGCCGGCCTGCACGTCGACCGAAACGATCTGAAGCGCTACACGGATTTCGTCGACGACAAGATCTACGACCTGATACTCATCGGCAAAGCGTCGGCAAAGGCAAATCTGAGGGACGTGATCGAACCGTGGGACCTGCCGATCACCAAGGGACTGCAGGAGAGCATCCACCGGTTCGAGAAATTGGACCAGGAGATCGAACTACAGTCCGTGCTCGATCAACTGACGGCCCGGCCGCCGTTGGACATGACCCTCTCCGAGGCGACCGAGCAGCGACTGCCGCGGATCGCCGGGGGCTTGAGCGTGGCACTCGCGCACACATTCGTCACGATCGAGCCGGACCGTAAGAACCCCGGGACCGCCGAATGGAACATCGCCTTCGACATCTTCCATCTCCTGCTCTGA
- a CDS encoding FAD-dependent oxidoreductase produces the protein MSTRTSSEDTTPVREIPQVDDETPDELGAFPRLTDDQVATLEVGGARRPVRAGEVLTREGEPSQDFFVILSGKVAIIDEGDGESERRILRVHGPGRFLGELGLLEGQVAFFTAEAMEDGEILVVPAERVRELVAHDLVLSDLILRAYLVRRHLLIGLGSGFRIIGSCYSPDTLRLREFAMRNRLPHRWIDVEQDERAEQLLRSLEVAPEDTPVVIWHGEKVLRNPPNAELARVVGLPVPDTVRDATQDVCDLVVVGAGPAGLAASVYGASDGLNTVTLESVAAGGQASTSSRIENYLGFPAGISGAELAERAVIQAGKFGARLLVSAEVTGLVPEDGHHALPLADGGVVRGRAVVLATGARYRKLTVPGIEALEGTSVYYAATHQEARMCGTDPVAIVGGGNSAGQATVFLADGVSHVHLLIRSSDLGKSMSRYLVDQIERHPRVTVHRNTEVRTVHGEKYLEEIMVENNHTGEQDTLRVRALFVFIGAMPYTGWLADTIALDDHGFVLTGMDAVHVREDGNRRIGDRSPRTLETSLPGLFATGDVRSGSVKRVASAVGEGAMAVRQIHEYFDRS, from the coding sequence ATCCCGCAGGTCGATGACGAGACTCCCGATGAGCTGGGAGCATTCCCGCGGCTGACGGACGACCAGGTCGCGACGCTCGAGGTCGGTGGTGCGCGTCGACCGGTTCGCGCCGGCGAGGTGCTGACCCGAGAGGGCGAGCCCAGCCAGGATTTCTTCGTGATCCTCTCGGGCAAGGTCGCGATCATCGACGAGGGCGACGGAGAAAGCGAACGCCGGATACTGCGGGTGCACGGTCCCGGACGATTCCTGGGCGAGCTCGGGCTGCTGGAAGGCCAGGTGGCGTTCTTCACCGCCGAGGCGATGGAGGACGGCGAGATACTCGTCGTCCCGGCCGAGCGGGTGCGTGAACTGGTGGCTCACGATCTCGTGCTCAGCGATCTGATCCTGCGCGCCTACCTGGTGCGCCGGCACCTACTGATCGGGCTCGGTTCGGGGTTCCGGATAATCGGCTCCTGCTATTCACCCGACACGCTGCGGCTTCGCGAGTTCGCCATGCGAAACCGATTGCCCCACAGGTGGATCGATGTGGAGCAGGACGAGAGGGCCGAGCAACTGCTGCGCAGCCTGGAAGTCGCTCCCGAGGACACACCGGTCGTGATCTGGCACGGCGAGAAGGTGCTGCGGAATCCGCCGAACGCCGAACTCGCCCGCGTCGTCGGGCTTCCGGTTCCGGACACGGTCCGGGACGCCACCCAGGACGTGTGCGACCTCGTCGTGGTCGGGGCGGGACCGGCCGGTCTGGCCGCTTCCGTGTACGGCGCTTCGGACGGATTGAACACGGTGACACTGGAGTCGGTCGCCGCGGGCGGGCAGGCCAGTACCTCCTCCCGGATCGAGAACTACCTCGGGTTCCCGGCCGGTATCTCCGGCGCCGAATTGGCGGAGCGGGCCGTGATCCAGGCCGGGAAGTTCGGCGCCCGGCTGCTGGTGTCAGCGGAGGTGACCGGTTTGGTGCCCGAGGACGGGCATCACGCCCTCCCGCTCGCGGACGGCGGTGTGGTTCGCGGCCGGGCCGTCGTGCTCGCCACCGGGGCGCGATACCGCAAGCTGACGGTCCCGGGGATCGAGGCGCTGGAGGGAACGAGCGTGTACTACGCCGCGACCCATCAGGAAGCGCGGATGTGCGGCACCGACCCGGTGGCCATCGTCGGCGGCGGAAACTCCGCCGGACAGGCCACCGTTTTTCTCGCGGACGGTGTCTCCCACGTTCACCTGCTCATCCGCAGCAGTGACCTCGGAAAGAGTATGTCCCGGTATCTGGTCGACCAGATCGAGCGCCATCCGCGGGTGACCGTGCACCGGAATACCGAGGTTCGTACGGTCCACGGGGAGAAGTACCTCGAAGAGATCATGGTCGAGAACAATCACACGGGGGAGCAGGACACCCTCCGGGTGCGCGCCCTGTTCGTCTTCATCGGGGCGATGCCCTACACCGGGTGGCTGGCCGACACGATCGCACTCGACGACCACGGTTTCGTCCTCACGGGCATGGACGCGGTCCACGTCCGTGAGGACGGCAACCGGCGGATCGGCGACCGGTCGCCGAGGACGCTCGAAACAAGCTTGCCCGGCCTGTTCGCCACAGGCGACGTCCGTAGCGGCTCCGTGAAGCGGGTCGCATCCGCTGTCGGCGAAGGCGCGATGGCGGTTCGCCAAATCCATGAATACTTCGACAGGAGCTGA
- a CDS encoding formylglycine-generating enzyme family protein, translating to MVRIPGGEFAMGSDDFFPEERPVHRVRIDSFRIDPHPVTNAAFRRFVKQTGYVTVAERTPAVEDYPDADPVELAPGALVFRPTAGPVALDNWRLWWRYVPGANWRHPRGPGSTLDGLDRHPVTQVAYDDAAAYAAWAGKQLPTEAEWEYAARGGLDSATFVWGDEFEPTGRRMANIWVGAFPWQFHPGRGQARVPGTTAVGIYAPNGYGLSDTTGNVWEWTADYFHSHHPAPTCCAPLNPRVDTSESASAQHFPHHVVKGGSYLCAANYCLRYRPAARQPQTEDTATCHLGFRCVLRDTEP from the coding sequence ATGGTCCGGATACCCGGCGGCGAATTCGCCATGGGTTCGGACGATTTCTTTCCCGAGGAACGGCCCGTGCACCGGGTGCGGATCGACTCGTTCCGCATCGACCCGCACCCGGTGACCAATGCGGCGTTCCGACGCTTCGTGAAGCAAACCGGATACGTCACCGTCGCCGAGCGCACGCCCGCCGTCGAGGACTACCCGGACGCGGATCCGGTGGAACTGGCACCCGGGGCACTGGTCTTCCGGCCCACCGCAGGGCCGGTGGCACTGGACAACTGGCGACTGTGGTGGCGGTATGTCCCCGGCGCGAACTGGCGCCACCCACGCGGGCCGGGCAGCACACTCGACGGACTCGACCGCCACCCGGTCACCCAGGTCGCCTACGACGACGCCGCGGCGTACGCGGCCTGGGCCGGCAAACAATTGCCGACGGAGGCCGAATGGGAGTACGCGGCACGTGGCGGGCTGGACTCGGCCACCTTCGTCTGGGGTGATGAGTTCGAACCCACCGGGCGGCGCATGGCCAATATCTGGGTCGGCGCCTTCCCCTGGCAATTCCACCCGGGCCGCGGGCAGGCGCGCGTACCCGGCACAACGGCAGTCGGCATCTACGCGCCCAACGGCTACGGTCTCTCGGATACGACCGGCAACGTGTGGGAATGGACGGCCGACTACTTCCACTCCCATCATCCGGCGCCGACCTGCTGCGCCCCGTTGAACCCACGCGTCGATACGTCGGAATCCGCATCGGCGCAACACTTTCCGCACCATGTCGTCAAGGGCGGCTCGTATCTGTGCGCAGCCAACTACTGCCTGCGCTACCGGCCCGCCGCCCGGCAACCACAGACCGAGGACACGGCCACCTGCCACCTCGGCTTCCGCTGCGTCCTCCGCGACACAGAGCCGTGA